The sequence below is a genomic window from Penaeus monodon isolate SGIC_2016 unplaced genomic scaffold, NSTDA_Pmon_1 PmonScaffold_63, whole genome shotgun sequence.
atattatatataatatatatatatatatatatatatatatatatatatatatatatatatatgtgacatatatatatattatatatatatatatatatacatatatatatatatatatatatatatatatatatatatatatatatatatatataatatatatatatatatatatataatatatttataggtatgtatatatgtgtgtaggtatatgcacacacacacacacacacacacacacacacacacacacacacacacacacacacacacacacatatatatacatacatatatatatatatatatatatatatatatatatatatatatatatacatatatatattcatatatatacatatatatgtaggtttgtatatatgtgtgtaagtatatgcacacacacacacacatatacacacacacacacacacatgcacacacacacacacacacacacacacacacacacacacacacacacatatatatatatatacatatatatatataatatatatatatatatatatatatatatatatatatatatatatatatatgggtgtgtgtgtgtgtgtgtgtgtgtgtgtgtgtgtgtttgtgtgtgtgtatatatatatatatatatatatatatatatatatatatatatatatatatatatatatatatatatatatatatatatatatatatatatcgtatctgtGAAATACGATATTGAATGCTGCTTTAATTGGTCTTTTACCCtgagctataatgataataatatgtaatttattcaACTcccagtaatatatattttttttttcacttatatatataataatatagtgaaaaGGTTTTTTTCGTTCATCACGTTGTTACACCTAATgttaatatctttcttttttattggcactcatttttattataaaacatgttttgtaaatatattctgCACAATCTCTTTTGCACCTTTTATGTTAGGAATGTTGTCATTCAGtgctttatatttattctattttcaatTCACAGGTTAACATTGAGTTTCCTTGCCGACTGGATGACCTTAGCCCTACTCACGGATGAGGAAATATATGGCATAGGAGTCAGTATCAAAGAAAAGCTCAACGAAGATGTCACCAAAGAGACATATCTAGATATTAAGGAAGACCCTTTTGATTATACagatgaagggagggatgaaGTGAGCAAAGTGAACGTGGATCTTCAAGAGCTCAggcatgaaagaaatgaaaaggacttGTGTATCTTGATTCAGGATTCAACTGACATTGATGACGTTTGTTACAAGAAAATCCATCCTATTAATTTCAATGACAAACCATACAGATGTCAAATTTGCAACAAGACCTTCACTGACACATGCAGTATATCAAGGCACATGAAAGCACATACAAAAACGAAGCCATACAACCGTAAAATTTGCAATAAGACCTTCTCAGGGAAAGGTCATCTAATGGATCACATAAGAGTACATACAGAAGAGAAGCCATACAATTGTAAGATTTGCAATAAAACCTTGCGAACCAAAAGTAATCTGGTCAAtcacataagaatatataaaaaagagaggccatacagctgtgaaatttgcaataaggccttttcTGAGAAATGATATCTAGGaaggcacatgagagtacatacaaagtaGTAGACATACAGCTGtgggatttgcaataaggccttctcacgGAAAGGGTATAGAGTGattcatatgaataaaaaaaaagtcacactAGAGAATGCAACAGCTCCAAGTGGTCAGTAGACAATGGGGACAATATAGNNNNNNNNNNNNNNNNNNNNNNNNNNNNNNNNNNNNNNNNNNNNNNNNNNNNNNNNNNNNNNNNNNNNNNNNNNNNNNNNNNNNNNNNNNNNNNNNNNNNtatgatatataatatataaaattaatatataaatataatatatatatatatattatatatatataataaaaatataatatatatatattataatattattatgtatatatataatatattatatatatattatatatatatatatatatatatatatatatatcatattttatatatataatatataaatatattattattattatttacacatatattatatgaatgtagtatatacatatattatataattaatatatatatatatatatatatatatatatatatatatatatatataatattatgtgtgtgtggggggttgtgtgtgtgtgtgtgtgtgttgtggtgtgtgtggtgggcatttttttatatatattatagagatatgtatgaatgtatgtgtaaaattacacaaatacaaacaacatatacatataatataattatgatatatataaattatatatatatatatatatatatatatatataatatatatattatgattttaacatatatatatgatgtatatatattaaatatatttatatgatgtatatatacaatatatattatatatgtatgtatatattatatgatattatataattgatataaaaaatattattaatatatatatatatattatatatatatatatatatatatataatatatatattattaatataatatatatatatatataaatatatatattatatatatatatatatatatatatatatatatatatatataatatatatatatatatatatatatatatatatatatatatatatatatatatatatatatattattatagagagagagagagagagagagaggagagtagataggatagatatatagtagatatatctatatataaacacaatatattatattatatatatattaaacacagtatatattcatattatatatgatatatatataatatcatatattatatcatatatatatatatatatatatatatatatttttttttgtttttttttttttttttcaaatatgtatggttaatatatatgatatattatatataatatatatatatatatatatatatatatatatatattattatatatattatatgtatatatatttatatatatatatatatatatatagatatatatttaaaaatatatatatatatatatataatctatgtatgtatatatattacatttatatattatattctcttctctctctctttttctctctctactctcttctctctaatctctctctctctctctctctctctctctatactatatattatatatatatatatatatatatcatatatatatatatataaatatatatatataatatatatatgtatatatatgatgtatatatatatatatatatatctatatatatatatatatatatatatattatatatttatatagatagatagatagatatgggtgtgtgtgtgtgtgtgtgtgtgtgtttgtgtttatgtgttgtgtttgtgtgtgtgtgtgtgtcatatataaatatatatatataatataatatatatatatatatatataatatatatatatatgtatatataatacatatatatatatacatatatatatatatatattcatttttttattattttatctcacttatttgtttttctttgtaagtttctcccttttcttgtctttattattaatccctacttttttcttcttattccttttatttaatcTCCATTTTTTATGCctctcatttatatacatatatatacatatatatatatataatatatatattatatatatatatatatatatatatatatatatatatatatatatatatcatatatatagtatgtagatatgtttatgtatgtgttctgtttttaatatgtatttacatgcatgtgcgttgtataatattatatatatatatatctataatatatatttatatatatatatgtatatatatatatatatatatatatataatatatatattatatatatatatataaactatataatatataaatatatataatatatatatatatatatatatatatatatatgtatatatatatatatatagatatatatatatatatataatatatatagatatataatacgatatgtgtgtagtgtgtgtgtgtttacacctaGGTTGATGTGTGtggtacatgaaatatatatatagatatagatagatgagagaatatatagatatgagagagtgagattatatacattatatatatatttagatatagaatatatatattatatatatatagatatatatgttatgatattatatataatatatatgatatatatatattatatatatatatatatagatatataatatataggtgtgtgttgtgtgtgtcgtgtgtgtggtgtgtgttgggtgtggctgtgtgtgtgtgtgtgtgtgtgtgtgtgtgtgtgtgtttatatgcttatggtgtatctgtatctgtgtgtgtgttttgaaacttaaacattacatatatatatgatataatatatatatatatatatagtatatatattatatatatatatatatattatatatatatatataatatagtgccacacatgtatttatctagctagttatatagtattttatattatactatttatcttATACCTATAAGTTTGAGTTAAATAAGATATAtgcctatgtacatatatatatatattatatatatattatattatatatatatatatatatatatatatatatatatatatatatacatagtatgtatatatataatatatatatatatatatatatatatatatatatagatacatatatatatatatatatatatatataatatataatatatattatgcaaatattttctttaacagtatagttatttattatattatatatctatatattctgtcCATTCTTTCTATCTggtccttatctatctatctatctatgtatctatctatcctctctgaacagatgttttttgttttgcatttttttcctttttttaatgtttatgtatTCTTCCTTATATCTCAAATAGGTATTTTCAAAAAGAAGctctgcatatatgtaataaattcaaGTTTTTTATACATGTTTCAGGGGACTAAGTGTTTCTTTCCATTTCAGAGTCAGATTTAAATAGCACAACCGCCAGAAGTAGCCGAGGTGAGCTGCCATTGCTGAGCTTGTCTTGCTGGTTACTTTATACCTCTGCCTTGGTCGTAGCACagcatattatgatattttatttatctatttatttattttgaaccaTGCAatccatgtatataaaaatgtgtagaAGTTACATGTACCTCATACTTATAAAGTATTATGAAGGTTGTATTTACTTCAAAATACATTGACAATTTTACAAAGGATATAGGATGACTTGCTGttatacagaataatatataatatgttttgccCTTCATTCAAGAGAGTTTCTGTAGTTCTATATTCTAAAACTTTGCTTGTTCAGTCTTTACCTTTTGGCTTTGTATTTGGTATTGGTTCTCAATGATAACTGAAGCTTAAAtgataaattgtaataatgattacaccACATAGTAATATGCAAATACAATATGATGCTTAATAACATAATAcatgatatgataatacataataaatataaattttcaccaagtactagctccataggcattacctatctactcatatttcAGAAATGATAGCAAAATTTCACGGTCCctacccgtgggcactcggttgttatttattaacccaatcgccacgtttggcaagaatacatgccatgcccactgtaacacaggtttatttattgtattcacacatagatggctctacaatgcttatgtcatcaaggggtcacttattagtccctACCTTTCGCAACCGTTTACCCTTTTcattgacttttggaaaggatctttgcaattatttcattgtcttaaatggtAAACAAGATTTTAATTATTACctttaaataatcataaacatcaataacaatagataacagtattgatatccaattgtataaaggaagaaaaaacgcattttcccgccaattcaagggaATGGGGGAAATCAAGAATCAGTCAGTAGGGGCCCCTACTGATAGGAcctggaggctgagcacatgtctGGAGCCATCTgttgtaacaaaattcacaaaaaaactacaagggaagaacataaatccggggtgattgggttattattaatgctgcattgcattattccatctttcattacatacatacatacaatatatatatatatatattattatatatatatatatatatatatatatatatataccacttattgtataataatagttatatatatctatatcttatatatatatatatatatatataatatataatatgtgtgtgtgtgttgtgtgtgtgtgttgtgtgtgtgtgtgtatgtgtgtgggttgagagtgtgtgtgcgtgatacacacatacaaccccccccccccccccccccccc
It includes:
- the LOC119571434 gene encoding zinc finger protein 135-like, which translates into the protein MTLALLTDEEIYGIGVSIKEKLNEDVTKETYLDIKEDPFDYTDEGRDEVSKVNVDLQELRHERNEKDLCILIQDSTDIDDVCYKKIHPINFNDKPYRCQICNKTFTDTCSISRHMKAHTKTKPYNRKICNKTFSGKGHLMDHIRVHTEEKPYNCKICNKTLRTKSNLVNHIRIYKKERPYSCEICNKAFSEK